The Pseudomonas chlororaphis subsp. piscium genome contains the following window.
TGCAGGCGCAGGCGGCTCAGGTTCAGCTCGCCGAGATGGCCGTCGCAGCTCATCTCCAGGCGCAGGCTGAGCAGCGCGCCGTCGCCTTTCACCGAGTAGTTCAGCGCGGTCAGGTCCAGCGGTAGGACTTCGGTCGGGTAGCAGGTACGGAAGCGGCAGCGCACGTCATCGATGGGCTTGCTCTCCACCGGCGTATCACGCTCCACGCGCAGGGCCGGCCCGGACTGCTTCAGCGGGTCGAACTGCAGGATGCTGAATGCCGGCAACGGCCGCATGTAGTTCGGCCACAGCAGGTGCATCAGCGAGTGGCTCAGCTCCGGCAGCTCGTCATCGAGCTTCTGCCGCAGGCGGCCGGTGAGGAAAGCGAAACCTTCGAGCAGGCGCTCCACATCCGGGTCCCGCCCGGCCTGGCCGAGAAACGGCGCCAGGGCCGGACTACGCTCGGCGAAACGGCGACCCAGCTGACGCAGCGCGGTGAGTTCGCTTTGGTAGTAGTGGTTAAAGGACACGGGTTACCTGCCTGGTATTGAATCTCATGAATAAACCGTCCTGTAGAGCGCAACCGTCAGCCCGGAAACCACGTAGCCCGCGATGAGCACACACGGAATAGAAACCAGCCAACCAAACATCGGTGCAACGTCACTGGCATCACCGCCAAGCATTTTTGCCAACCGGAAAAGCATCCACGAAGTGGCGTAAAAAGGGATGAACAACAACGGCCCGAGCCAGACCCGCGCGAGTACTTGTTGCTCGCTCTTGCCACGCAGCAGGCACATCTCCAGAAGGGCAAAGGCGATGTACGCCGCAATGCCCATGCTCAACGCGTAGGTTTCGAACAACTCGAGGGTCAAGGGGGTGCCCCTCAGGCACTCGTCCAGCAGCATCAGCAGGAGAACGGCCAGCGGAATCCACAGGGCTGTAATAAGCAGTCGACGGCGGCCTGCGCTGAGCATGCGAACCTCCTCTCTCATGATTACCGGCCCTCCGCTTTTTCAGGCGTCATCGCAACGCTGGTCTGTAGATAAAGCGCCTCGCCACCAAACCCGGTGATGGCGGCGGCACTCAGCGGGAAGCCATCTTTACTGTCGTAGCGGATCCAGCCTTCAGCCCAGATGTCCCCATTCTCGTGTCGAATCTCGACGTAATAATCCGGCGCCTCGGCCTTGGCGATTTCGACGAACACACCGCCATCCTCAGCGCCAACCCACAGTGCATTGGGATGAGCGAACAGTTTTGGCGGGGTATCCCGCTGCCAGGTAAACAGCAGCGCAAACAGCACCAGAATCGTCAGCACTCCGACTGAACAAAGGAATGCGTTGAGGAGTCGCAACACCTTGCCCCCCGTCGAGGGTGCAGCGATAGCTGGCATCGGCCCGTTAGAACAATTCACGGGACACCCATTGATTGCAGCGACAAGGTTGGAATTTAGAAAATCTCATAAACAACCCAATCGCCGAACCGGCTCAAACTCACCACGATAAGCGCAAACAAAATAAACGGCTCGAACCCACCCCTGAGATCTCGAAACTTGACCAAACGAACTGCACTTTTTACAAAATAATAAAAACCGACAACTATCATCGGAAGATAAAGAAAAATACAAACCACGAAAAAAAATGTATACACCGCCTGAGGGAGCAATAAGCCCATAAAATCGATACTACCCCCCCACGGGGCTTTGGGATCGATAAAGCTCAAAGACAGCATGACAAGAGAAATGAAGATAACGAAATATCGCATCACTTTATCGAAGCCCTTCGTCATAAAGCCGCTTTGCAAGTTCCCGATGCCTTAATTGACCGTCTGCATCATCCCCTGAATAGTAAAAGTGTCCTTGGTTAGTGCCTGACATCTGCCCCGCAAGCTCGGGTGCAACGCCAACCAATTCGGCATCCGTCATCCCGGCATAAATCGGATCGCCCTTATCTGTCAGGTCAATAATTATTGTTTTGATTATTTTCGGATGCCCGGTTACCGCATCCTTCAAGTCCTGATTGATCGGCGCACCGATGAGAACCAAGTGATCGACGGTAATATCCTTGCGCGCATGATACATAGCGCTACGCGCTGCAATTACCGCCCCCCATGAGTACCCGACAATATTGAACTGTCCAGAAGTCGGAATCTTTTTTGATATGCCAATGGCAGCAAGGGAGAAATCCGCAGGTTGGCTTTCTATAACCGGCATAGTGCTTTTAACAGCGACCAAACCATACAAATCGGTTCTTTCTTTTACAACTCCCAACTGGTCATATTCAAACTCTGCCGGCCTACTACTATCCTGATTGTAAAAAATAACCGCCGATGCGTCGGCGAGCATATCAACCATTGGATGGACATACTCATCCGCCCCAGTGATCAAGGATGAATAGTTTCCGTAGACAGAATTAGCGATGCCTATCTCGGTAAATGCGTTGATCATGTCGGCGTTATAACCACCAATCATCCCAGCGCCACCCAAAAATACGGTCAGCCCTTGCTCAACTACAACCGGCTTAGGGACAAGCTCTTTGGTAGGGGAACTTTGCACCGTAGCGACTTTTTTGAAAGTGCCACTTGAAGTGCTGATGGTATCAGTGGCCATTCATCAACTTCCCGCTGCTACGTAGACTTCGACTTTCTCTGCTCGCTCATGTCGAGCAAGCCGATGAGTAAGCCCTGCATCATTGGTAATCCCTTCTTCCTGCGTGCCATCTTCGCGAACAAGCAGATATCGGCGATTGGCAATCGGAGCTCCCGCCTCATCTGTCAGCGCAAACTGCTCATCAAATCCAGGAATAATCAGCGGTGATGGAGGAACAAACGGCGCCGCCGAGTGGGAGTCACCGATAATCACCGTCCCCGATCCAGCCGTGACTGTATTGCCGTGAGTGCCCACCGAACCGACGGTAGCCGCGGCTTTGCCGTTGATCAGCACCGTGGTCGCCAAGGCGCTGGCCATCGCGCCGCCACAGGCCGAGGCATCTCCCTGGCGGGCGGCGGGCAGGCCGTCGAAGAACACATCGCCGGAGCCGGCGGCGATCGGATTGGTTGCGTGGCCGGGGAGCGGGCAGGCGGTGGGGTCGCTGACGCGTGCTGCGGGTTTACCTGACATCGTCGTTTCCTTGCTTAACTGACCTTGACCTGTCCGCTGCCATCCAGGCGCGCGGAAAAACTGACCTGGCGCTTGAACCCGTCCACCTCAAGCAGGCCTTCGATATTGAAAGCCAGCTTGAGCTGGTCGTGATCACGCGGCAGGGAAACGACACGCACATTGCTCAGACGCGGCTCGTAGGCTTCGATGAAACTTTCGATGGCCAGGCGGGCCTGGCTCAGGGCATCGTGCAGGCTCAGGCGCATGTCGTTGAGATCGGGCAACCCGTAATCGGACAGCGTCTGCACGCTGCCCGCACGGGTGCTGAGCATCTTGCCCAGATGGGCAGCCACCGACGCCATGGCGGAAACCTCGCGGCTCCAGCCGACACGCTTGTCGGCCTCGCCACTCAGGCGTTCGAAAAGGCTGCCGTATCCGGTCATGACCTAGCTCCTGGTTACTCTTTGTCCAGCTTGCCAACCAGCGACAGGGTGAAATCGGCACCCATGTACTTGAAGTGCGGGCGCACGTTCAGGCTGACGCGGTACCAGCCCGGCTCCCCTTCCACATCGCTGACGATGATCTGCGCGGCGCGCAGCGGACGACGGCCACGAACTTCGGCGCTCGGGTTTTCCTGGTCGGCGACGTACTGGCGGATCCACTTGTTGAGTTCCAGCTCGAGGTCGGTACGTTCTTTCCATGAACCGAGTTGCTCGCGCTGCAGCACTTTCAGGTAGTGAGCCAGGCGGTTGACGATCATCATGTACGGCAGCTGGGTACCGAGCTTGTAGTTCAGCTCCGCAGCCTTGCCTTCCGCGCTGATGCCGAAGAACTTCGGCTTCTGCACCGAGCTGGCGGAGAAGAACGCCGCGTTGTCGCTGCCTTTGCGCATGGTCAGGGAGATGAAGCCTTCCTCGGCCAGTTCGTATTCACGGCGGTCGGAAACCAGAACCTCTGTAGGAATCTTGGTTTCGATTTCACCCATGCTTTCGAAGTGGTGCAACGGCAGGTCTTCTACCGCGCCACCGCTCTGCGGGCCGATGATGTTCGGGCACCAGCGGAACTTGGCGAAGCTGTCGGTCAGTTTGGTACCGAACGCGTACGCGGTGTTGCCCCACAGGTAGTGTTCGTGGCTGTTGGCAACGGTTTCCTTGTAGACGAAGGATTTGACCGGGTTCTCTTCCGGATCGTACGGGTTGCGCAGCAGGAAGCGCGGTACGGTCAGGCCGATGTAGCGCGAGTCTTCCGACTGGCGGAAGCTCTGCCATTTGGCGAATTGCGGGCCTTCGAAGTGGTCTTTCAGATCCTTCAGGTCCGGCAGGCCGGTGAAGCTTTCCAGGCCGAAGAACTTCGGACCGGCCGCGGCGATGAATGGCGCGTGGGACATGCAGGCAACGCTGGACACGTACTGCATCAGCTTCACGTCTGGCGAGCTTGGCGACATGAAGTAGTTGGCGATGATCGCGCCCACCGGCTGGCCACCGAACTGGCCGTATTCAGCGGTGTAGATGTGCTTGTACAGGCCAGCCTGCATCACTTCCGGCGAATCTTCGAAGTCGTCCAGCAGGTCCTGCTTGGAAACGTTGAGGATTTCGATCTTGATGTTTTCGCGGAAGTTGGTGCGGTCGACCAACAACTGCAGGCCACGCCAGGCCGACTCCAGGGACTGGAAGTCTTCGTGGTGAAGGATTTCGTCCATCTGGCGGCTGAGCTTGGCATCGATCTCAGCGATCATGCGGTCAACCATGGCCTTCTTGACCGGCTCGCCATCGTTCTGAGGCTTGAGCAGCTCTTCGATGAAGGCCGACACACCGCGCTTGGCGATGTCGTAGGCTTCGTCGTCCGGAGTCAGGCGGGTTTCGGCGATGATGCTGTCGAGAATGCTGTACTCGCCGTTCTCGTTGCTTTTCTGTTGTGCTGCACTAGTGCTCATAGTGTTTGGCTTCCTTGACTGATAGAGACTCAGGCTTCGGTGGCTGCGGCGTTCAGGCCCAGCTCACCGAGTACACGACCGCGCGATTCGTCGTCGGCGAGTACGCCTTCGATGGCTTTACGGAATGCAGGGGCGTTACCCAGCGGACCCTTGAGTGCCACCAGCGCGTCGCGCAGTTCCATCAGTTTTTTCAGCTCAGGCACTTGCTCGACCAGGCTGGCCGGGTTGAAGTCCTTCATCGAGTTGACGCGCAGCTTGACCGCCAGCTCTTCGGTGTCGCCCTCTTCCTGAAGACGGTTAGGCACGCTCAGCGTCAGGCTCAGCTCCTGCTTGGCCAGCACTTCGTCGAACGTCATTTTGTCGATGCTGATCGGCTTGCGGTCTTCCACTTTGCGCTCGTCCACGCGCTGGGTGTAATCACCGATTGCCAGTAGCTTCAACGGCAGTTCAATCTCTTCCTGAGCACCGCCGGTGGCGGGTTTGAAGGTGACGTTGATGCGTTCCTTGGGGGCTACCGAGCCTTCTTTGGCCATGGCTTTTCTCCTTGCGGTTGTTGGCCCTGGGGCCTATTCGAGTACCACTTCGAGGTCGAGGTGGCACAGCCTGCGATAAATCTCTTCCTTGCGTTCTCGCACTGCGTGGTTCTGCGGCAACAACTCACAGCAGCTATGCAGGAGGTGCAGCACTTCCAACGCAAGATCCGGCTCCCAGGCATGCAGGCCCGAGCTCAGTAATTCTTGATCGAGGGTTTCGAGCTGGGTCTTGGCCAGCTCGTATTTCTTGGCCATGAAGCACAGCCGCGCCAGGCTGAACTGCCAGAAGAACCGCACCCGCCCGCCGTGGGCGTTCTGCAGGCCTTGCTTGAGGATCTGCACGGCGGCCTTGAGGCCGTCCTTGCGCAGGATCGGCAATACCTCTTCGAGGGCTTCTTCCCAAGCGGGCTGGCTGGCGGTCGCTTCGACCTTGCGCGGCGCGCTGGCGCTTTGCAGATGGGGCATGACGTGGGCGCTGATCCAACTGCGGGTGGCCGGATCGGCGAAAGGCGCGCCGTCGTGGAAACGCAACTCGACTACGCCCGGCAGGCGCTGCAACAGGAGTGCGAAGTGAAACTCCACCTCACGCATCGCCTGGTCGGCGTTCAACCCTTGCAGGCATTCCCAGACCATGCGCTGGCCGTCGAACCAGAACGGCGCCCTGGCCAGGCTGGCTTCGAGCTCCACCAGCAGGTCGGCGTATTGCCCATTGGCAAAACGCTCCTGGTAGGTCTTCAGCTTGTCGGCCGGCAGCCCGCGCAACGCGGTGATCTGCTCGGCATTGCGCTCCGGGACGGCATCGATGGGCAACCACAGCATGGTGCGGTTCAAGCGCAGGGCACGCACATCGGTGGCCTTCTGCTTGAGCCACCAGGCGCTCAGCGGCCGGGCATTTTCCTGCAACGCCCGCAGGGCCTTCTGCGCTTCCTTCTCGTTGTCGATAGGCGCGCCGGGCGTGAACAACTGGGTCGCGGCCTGCTTGACCTGCGCCACCACCGCGCCCACGGCGCCGGGTTCCGGCTGGTTGTCGGCGGCGCGCAGGACCATGGTCGACAGCCGCCGGCAGATCGGCAGCAGCAAGGGTCCATCGTCGCCCAGATGCTCGGTGAGCACGGCATCGAGCCCTTCCAGGTGCTCCACCAGGCGGCGGAACAGCGGCAACTGCTCCTTGATCGCGACGTTTTCGCCCAGCACCTGCTCGAGACGCGGCACCAGCCAGCCGATGGCGGCAGACCGGGTACGCAGTTTGGCGGGGTGGATCTGCGCCCAATGCTGTTCGCACAGGTGCTGCAGAAGACCAAAGCCGGCCAGCAGGCCGGGGAAGGATTCACGCTGATACAAGGCCCAGGTAAGCCAGGCGGCCACCCGCAGATCCTTGGACTGGGTACGCAGCAGCGCTTCACTGTTTTCGAGGATTTTCAGCCAGTCGATCTGACCGCTTTCGTGCATGGATTGGGCTTTGCCCAACTCACTTTCCAACGCCTCGTATTCGCTGGAGAAGCGAACGTCCTCACCCGCGAAACTCTCTTTGGAAATAGAGGCCTTGGCGAGTTCGAGGTAATGGGCAGAAAGTTTACTTGAGTAGGACATCCATGGCCTTTTTCGAGATTACGGTCTATACGCACGCGAGACATTTTTCGCGTGCTGGACAGTATCAAAGAGCGTACTCATCCAATTGAGCCTGCTCTTTCAAGAGCGCGCATCGTAATCAGTATGATGGCCACTAGCAAGCATCCCCTCGAACAACAAGACGAACTGTCATCGGCTGCTCGTAAGAGATTGCCTTATATATGACAGGGGTTCCCCCTAGACAGCCAGTTGAATCCCTATTCCAACCAGAAACGCCAGGAGCCGCGAGCCAGAGCCTTGCGCGATATGAACCAGAGCACGACTCAATGATTAAGGGACAATGCTATGCCGAGTCGAAAAGTGCCGGATATGGGAATAGTCTTAATTCTGAACTTTTATAAAACAGTGCAGTCCGCGTACAAACACCTAACTTCGGAAAGTGCCACTAATATGATGGCACTTCGGGTAGTAGTTTGCCATCAAACAGTCTGTATGTTTTTTGAACAATACAGATGTAGTTGGCGAAACTTGCGTTAGGCATTCCTGTTCTTTATATGCCGAACAGCCACCCATAAAAAATGGGCATCCGAGTTATCGGCTTGCCCATTTTTCAATACGGTTCTCCCCGCTATCGAGGGAGTTCGCAACAGTTATGGATTGACGCTGTCTTTCAGCGATTTGCCTGGCTTGAAGGCTACGGTATTGCTGGCCTTGATCTTCACCGGTTCACCGGTTTGCGGGTTCTTGCCGGTACGGGCGCCACGGTGACGCTGCAGGAAGGTTCCGAAACCTACCAGGGTGACACTGTCCTTACGATGCAGGGCGCCGGTGATTTCTTCGAGAACGGCGTTGAGAACGCGGTTGGCCTGTTCTTTGGTCAGATCCGCTTTTTCAGCAATTGCAGCGGCGAGTTCTGGTTTACGCATAGTGAAGCCTCTTTGACGGTTTTTTGTTGTTATGTCCGTGCTGTTCTTCCGGAACAGCGCCCAAGGCGCCGCAGGCTCTACTCTGCGGCAGACGGGTGTGAGGATGGCACGCGGTTAGGAGTGGCGCCAGTCTCTGCGCGACCTTTGTAGTGGCAAACACATGATTATTCCGACAGAACGACCAGTATTTAGGCCAACAAGCCGGGAAGCTCCTTGTTCAGGGCCAGTTTGTCCATGACCGCGGCCCCGGTCAGCGCATAACCCAGCAGTTTGCCGCCGGCATCGCGGCACAGCGCCTTGATATCGGCGCCCTGCCCTTCGACCGTCCACACGCCTTCCAGGCCGCGTGGCGGTGGCGAAACCACCAGCGGGCAGACCGGGGTTTTCACGGTGATCGGCATCGGGCCGTAGCTGACTGCCGTCGGGTTGCCAGCCAGGGTCTGTGCCAGCGCTCGCGCACAACTCATGAGGGGCATGACGTACAGCAAATTCAGCCCATCGACCTCGGCGCAGTCGCCCAAGGCATAGATGTTGGCGTGGGAGGTCTTGAGATGCCGGTCCACCACCACCCCACGGTTGACCATCACCCCCGCAGCGGCGGCCAGGTCAATGCGCGGACGCAGGCCGATCGCCGACACCACCAGATCGCAGGCAATCACCTCTCCATCGGACAGATGCGCCTCAAGGCCATCCGCCGTGCGCTGCAAGCGATTGAGCACCGGCCCCAGGTGGAAGCGCGCGCCCAGGCTTTCCAGCCCGGCCTGTACCGCGGCGGCGGCCGCAGGGTGCAGCAGAGTTGGCATGACCTGCTCGCAAGGCGCCACCAGGTCCACCTCGTAACCGCCGAGGATCAGGTCGTTGGCGAACTCACAGCCGATCAGACCGGCGCCCAGCAGCAGCACCCGGCGCTTGCCGGCCGCGGCCGCGCGAAAGCGCGCGTAGTCTTCCAGGTCGTTGATCGGGAAGATCAGGTCACCGGCATCGCCCTCCACCGGTACGCGCACGGTTTCCGCGCCCCAAGCGAGGATCAGGTCGCGGTAGCTCACCGCTTCTTCACCAATCCACAGGCGCTTGTGGCCAGGGTCGATGCCGCTGATGCGGGTATGGGTGCGCACCTCGGCCTTCAGTTGCTCGGCCATGGCGCCGGGTTCGGCCATGCTCAGGCCGTCGGCTTCCTTGTTCTTGCCAAAGCCGGTGGACAGCATCGGCTTGGAATAGGAACGTCCGTCATCGGCGGTAATCAGCAGCAGCGGCGTTTCGCTATCGAGCTTGCGAAACTCTCGGGCCAGGTTGTAGCCGGCCAGCCCGGTGCCCACGATGACGACAGGTGCGTTCATTCCTTACTCCTTCAGGTTCAGGGGATCACAGGTTGTGATCAGCCGATTTCGATCATTTCGAAATCCATTTTGCCAACTCCGCAATCCGGGCAGAGCCAGTCTTCAGGCACGTCTTCCCAGCGGGTACCGGGCAAGATTCCGTCGTCCGGCCAGCCGTCGGCTTCGTTGTAGATCAGGCCGCAGACCACACATTGCCACTTTTTCATTTACGCGTTTCCTCAGGTTCTCAGGCTGTTGCCGGCGGGATGGTCGATGAATCGACTCTGGATGACGCCAGGCGGCGCGTCCGGCCCAGCGCGTTTTGTACTGATGAGCACCGACGGATGCAAGCACGTTCGCTGCGGGCGGCCGCTCCATTGCGGCAAAATCGCCTGTCGCCATGCTAAGCTCGCGGCCTCATTTGCTGCCAATAATGACCCACTGTGCCGCACTCAATCTCTCCATTTTCTACCCCGGACTGGCTCTCGCAAAGCCGGCTGACGCCCCTCCCCGACGCACAAACCCTCGACTGGCTGTTCGATGAAGGTTCTCTGACCCGGCGCCTGACCCGTCTCTCCAATGACGGTTTCAGCGTGACGCCGCTGGTCGAAGGCTGGCAGACCCTGCGCGCCGACGAATGCGCCGCGCTGGACCTGCCGCCAGGCAGCCAGGGCTGGGTACGCGAGGTGTATCTGCGCGGTCACGGCCAGGCCTGGGTATTCGCCCGCAGCGTGGCGGCCCGCAGTGCCCTGCAGGATGGCGGGCTGAACATGGACGAACTGGGCAGCCGCTCCCTGGGCGAACTGCTGTTCTGCGACCAGGCTTTTCAACGCCGCCCCATCGAAGTCTGCCATTACCCACGCCCATGGTTGCCCGACGAGGTGCAAGCCGATGACCTCTGGGCCCGCCGTTCGCGCTTCGATCGCGCAACCCTGAGCGTGCTGGTCGCCGAAATCTTCCTGCCGTCCCTGTGGAGCGCCGTCAGCGCCCAGCTGGAGAACCGCTGATGTATCAGAGCCTGCTCAAATCCCTCAACCGCCTGAATCCACGCGCCTGGGACTTCATTCAGCTGACCCGCATGGATAAGCCGATCGGCATCTACCTGCTGCTCTGGCCGACCCTCTGGGCCCTGTGGATTGCCGGCGAAGGCTCGCCATCGCTGGCCAATATCGTGATTTTCGTCCTCGGCGTGACCCTCACCCGGGCTGGCGGCTGCGTGATCAACGACTGGGCCGACCGCAAGGTCGACGGCCATGTGAAGCGCACCGAACAGCGTCCGCTGGTCAGCGGCAAGATCAGCTCCAAGGAAGCCCTGGTGTTCTTCGCCGTGCTGATGTTCATCAGCTTCCTGCTGGTGCTGTGCACCAACGCGGCCACCATCTGGCTGTCGCTGGGCGGCCTGGCCCTGGCGGCCAGCTACCCCTTCATGAAGCGCTACACCTATTACCCGCAAGTAGTGCTAGGCGCGGCGTTCTCCTGGGGCATCCCGATGGCCTTCACCGCCGAGACCGGCGAACTGCCGGCCACCGCCTGGCTGTTGTACATCGCCAACCTGCTGTGGACCGTGGCTTATGATACCTATTACGCGATGACCGACCGCGACGACGACCTGAAGATCGGAGTGAAATCCACCGCAATCCTGTTCGGCGAAGCCGACCGGGTGATCATTCTGACCCTGCAGGGCCTGGCGCTGGGGTGCCTGCTGCTGGCAGGCGCGCGCTTCGAACTGGGGGGCTGGTTCCATCTGGGCTTGCTGGCCGCGGCCGGCTGTTTTGCCTGGGAGTTCTGGGACACTCGCGATCGCGACCGGATGAAGTGCTTCAAGGCCTTCCTGCACAACCACTGGGCAGGGTTGGCGATTTTCCTGGGGATAGTCGTGGATTACGCGGTGCGCTGAAGATCGTTATCGCGGGCAAGCCTCGCTCCTACGTAGGAGCGAGGCTTGCCCGCGAAGAAACACTGCGGTCAATCAGGCTTGGCCACTTTCCAGGCGCCGTCCATCTTGCCGTCGCCGGTCATGTCACCGGCTTTCTTGTCCATCACGAAGGTGTACAGCGGCTTGCCGTCGTAGGCCCACTGCATGGAGCCGTCGTCACGCTTGATGACGGTCCACTCGCCCATGGCCTTGTCGCCGCTGGCGGCCATCAGCGGCGGCCAGTTGGCGGCGCACTTGTCGTTGCACATGGACTTGCCGCCGGCATCCTTGGCAAAGGTGTACAGGGTCATGCCCTTGTGGTCGACGTACATACCATCTTTGACCATCGCCGGCTCCGCGGCGAACGCCAGCCCGGGCAAGGCCAGCGCAGCGCTCAGCAACAGGGCTTTGCAGGATTTCGTGAGTTGAGTCATGGAAACCTTCTTTGGTGGTTGTCAGGATTCGGACCCAAAGCTTAGTCCATGAATGCAGCCCTCGCCCCAGCACCTAAAATACTGTCACACGACTGCAATAATTCCGTTATCTAATGCGGCGCAAGACAGTTAAATGACAAGAGGATTGAGCATGGTTGGCAGGAGCATTCTGATCGTTGACGACGAAGCGCCC
Protein-coding sequences here:
- the ubiA gene encoding 4-hydroxybenzoate octaprenyltransferase, with the translated sequence MYQSLLKSLNRLNPRAWDFIQLTRMDKPIGIYLLLWPTLWALWIAGEGSPSLANIVIFVLGVTLTRAGGCVINDWADRKVDGHVKRTEQRPLVSGKISSKEALVFFAVLMFISFLLVLCTNAATIWLSLGGLALAASYPFMKRYTYYPQVVLGAAFSWGIPMAFTAETGELPATAWLLYIANLLWTVAYDTYYAMTDRDDDLKIGVKSTAILFGEADRVIILTLQGLALGCLLLAGARFELGGWFHLGLLAAAGCFAWEFWDTRDRDRMKCFKAFLHNHWAGLAIFLGIVVDYAVR
- the tssA gene encoding type VI secretion system protein TssA, coding for MSYSSKLSAHYLELAKASISKESFAGEDVRFSSEYEALESELGKAQSMHESGQIDWLKILENSEALLRTQSKDLRVAAWLTWALYQRESFPGLLAGFGLLQHLCEQHWAQIHPAKLRTRSAAIGWLVPRLEQVLGENVAIKEQLPLFRRLVEHLEGLDAVLTEHLGDDGPLLLPICRRLSTMVLRAADNQPEPGAVGAVVAQVKQAATQLFTPGAPIDNEKEAQKALRALQENARPLSAWWLKQKATDVRALRLNRTMLWLPIDAVPERNAEQITALRGLPADKLKTYQERFANGQYADLLVELEASLARAPFWFDGQRMVWECLQGLNADQAMREVEFHFALLLQRLPGVVELRFHDGAPFADPATRSWISAHVMPHLQSASAPRKVEATASQPAWEEALEEVLPILRKDGLKAAVQILKQGLQNAHGGRVRFFWQFSLARLCFMAKKYELAKTQLETLDQELLSSGLHAWEPDLALEVLHLLHSCCELLPQNHAVRERKEEIYRRLCHLDLEVVLE
- a CDS encoding NAD(P)/FAD-dependent oxidoreductase, yielding MNAPVVIVGTGLAGYNLAREFRKLDSETPLLLITADDGRSYSKPMLSTGFGKNKEADGLSMAEPGAMAEQLKAEVRTHTRISGIDPGHKRLWIGEEAVSYRDLILAWGAETVRVPVEGDAGDLIFPINDLEDYARFRAAAAGKRRVLLLGAGLIGCEFANDLILGGYEVDLVAPCEQVMPTLLHPAAAAAVQAGLESLGARFHLGPVLNRLQRTADGLEAHLSDGEVIACDLVVSAIGLRPRIDLAAAAGVMVNRGVVVDRHLKTSHANIYALGDCAEVDGLNLLYVMPLMSCARALAQTLAGNPTAVSYGPMPITVKTPVCPLVVSPPPRGLEGVWTVEGQGADIKALCRDAGGKLLGYALTGAAVMDKLALNKELPGLLA
- the tssE gene encoding type VI secretion system baseplate subunit TssE, which gives rise to MTGYGSLFERLSGEADKRVGWSREVSAMASVAAHLGKMLSTRAGSVQTLSDYGLPDLNDMRLSLHDALSQARLAIESFIEAYEPRLSNVRVVSLPRDHDQLKLAFNIEGLLEVDGFKRQVSFSARLDGSGQVKVS
- a CDS encoding HU family DNA-binding protein, with protein sequence MRKPELAAAIAEKADLTKEQANRVLNAVLEEITGALHRKDSVTLVGFGTFLQRHRGARTGKNPQTGEPVKIKASNTVAFKPGKSLKDSVNP
- a CDS encoding PAAR domain-containing protein, whose translation is MSGKPAARVSDPTACPLPGHATNPIAAGSGDVFFDGLPAARQGDASACGGAMASALATTVLINGKAAATVGSVGTHGNTVTAGSGTVIIGDSHSAAPFVPPSPLIIPGFDEQFALTDEAGAPIANRRYLLVREDGTQEEGITNDAGLTHRLARHERAEKVEVYVAAGS
- a CDS encoding chorismate--pyruvate lyase family protein — translated: MPHSISPFSTPDWLSQSRLTPLPDAQTLDWLFDEGSLTRRLTRLSNDGFSVTPLVEGWQTLRADECAALDLPPGSQGWVREVYLRGHGQAWVFARSVAARSALQDGGLNMDELGSRSLGELLFCDQAFQRRPIEVCHYPRPWLPDEVQADDLWARRSRFDRATLSVLVAEIFLPSLWSAVSAQLENR
- a CDS encoding rubredoxin, with amino-acid sequence MKKWQCVVCGLIYNEADGWPDDGILPGTRWEDVPEDWLCPDCGVGKMDFEMIEIG
- the tssB gene encoding type VI secretion system contractile sheath small subunit, whose translation is MAKEGSVAPKERINVTFKPATGGAQEEIELPLKLLAIGDYTQRVDERKVEDRKPISIDKMTFDEVLAKQELSLTLSVPNRLQEEGDTEELAVKLRVNSMKDFNPASLVEQVPELKKLMELRDALVALKGPLGNAPAFRKAIEGVLADDESRGRVLGELGLNAAATEA
- a CDS encoding COG4315 family predicted lipoprotein, with translation MTQLTKSCKALLLSAALALPGLAFAAEPAMVKDGMYVDHKGMTLYTFAKDAGGKSMCNDKCAANWPPLMAASGDKAMGEWTVIKRDDGSMQWAYDGKPLYTFVMDKKAGDMTGDGKMDGAWKVAKPD
- the tssC gene encoding type VI secretion system contractile sheath large subunit; translation: MSTSAAQQKSNENGEYSILDSIIAETRLTPDDEAYDIAKRGVSAFIEELLKPQNDGEPVKKAMVDRMIAEIDAKLSRQMDEILHHEDFQSLESAWRGLQLLVDRTNFRENIKIEILNVSKQDLLDDFEDSPEVMQAGLYKHIYTAEYGQFGGQPVGAIIANYFMSPSSPDVKLMQYVSSVACMSHAPFIAAAGPKFFGLESFTGLPDLKDLKDHFEGPQFAKWQSFRQSEDSRYIGLTVPRFLLRNPYDPEENPVKSFVYKETVANSHEHYLWGNTAYAFGTKLTDSFAKFRWCPNIIGPQSGGAVEDLPLHHFESMGEIETKIPTEVLVSDRREYELAEEGFISLTMRKGSDNAAFFSASSVQKPKFFGISAEGKAAELNYKLGTQLPYMMIVNRLAHYLKVLQREQLGSWKERTDLELELNKWIRQYVADQENPSAEVRGRRPLRAAQIIVSDVEGEPGWYRVSLNVRPHFKYMGADFTLSLVGKLDKE